From a region of the Streptomyces sp. NBC_00193 genome:
- a CDS encoding aminoglycoside phosphotransferase family protein: MYAATSSVSAPVRPHRTLPAGGGPYLEPGRPAASAQGVVRARRMPGTGSQPLSGRIDLSGPQGAQLRTALASVQRICPEFAPVQVLRRSGRSVLLVGTTGRMTAVAKVLLDHSPEWRERYRHEIATYRTFVRHRPQVRVPRLIAADPENCVLIIERMAGRVAALQRHPVEAPPRADLRAALGAVRQVNGWRPADELFGRPLDYDRRIARDYQLGLLTDRDFGDLQKLLHGVKMSGNPWQFNHGDALLSNLLLSPTGPVLLDWEHAGWYRPGYDLATLWTVLGDAPAARAQISRLAQAAGPAARDAFLVNLMLVLTREIRMSETAVQRSMLAATPNQALPAGSLSSGEEQRLLLRRLHDDAGMARRAVRAAVGTR, encoded by the coding sequence ATGTACGCAGCCACGTCCTCCGTGTCCGCCCCGGTCCGGCCGCACCGCACGCTCCCCGCGGGCGGCGGCCCCTACCTCGAACCCGGCCGCCCCGCGGCCTCGGCGCAGGGCGTCGTACGGGCACGGCGGATGCCGGGTACCGGATCGCAGCCGCTGAGCGGGAGAATCGACCTGTCGGGCCCCCAGGGCGCGCAGTTGCGCACGGCGCTCGCCTCCGTGCAGCGCATCTGTCCGGAGTTCGCGCCGGTCCAGGTACTGCGCCGCAGCGGCCGGTCGGTCCTGCTGGTGGGAACCACCGGACGGATGACGGCCGTCGCGAAGGTTTTACTGGATCACTCGCCCGAGTGGCGCGAGCGGTACCGGCACGAAATAGCGACGTACCGGACGTTCGTCCGGCACCGCCCGCAGGTCCGGGTGCCGCGGCTGATCGCCGCCGATCCGGAGAACTGCGTACTGATCATCGAGCGGATGGCCGGCCGGGTGGCCGCGCTGCAGCGGCATCCGGTGGAGGCCCCGCCGCGGGCCGACCTGCGAGCGGCACTCGGAGCCGTGCGCCAGGTGAACGGCTGGCGGCCCGCCGACGAGTTGTTCGGGCGGCCGCTGGACTACGACCGGCGGATCGCCCGGGACTACCAGTTGGGCCTGCTGACCGACCGTGACTTCGGCGATCTGCAGAAGCTGCTGCACGGCGTGAAGATGTCGGGCAACCCCTGGCAGTTCAACCACGGCGACGCGCTGCTGTCGAACCTGCTGCTGTCCCCGACGGGTCCCGTCCTCCTCGACTGGGAGCACGCGGGCTGGTACCGGCCGGGCTACGACCTGGCCACCCTGTGGACGGTACTGGGCGACGCCCCGGCCGCACGGGCCCAGATCAGCCGCCTGGCGCAGGCGGCCGGCCCGGCCGCCCGGGACGCCTTCCTGGTCAACCTGATGCTGGTGCTGACCCGGGAGATCCGGATGTCGGAGACGGCCGTGCAGCGCTCGATGCTGGCGGCCACGCCGAACCAGGCCCTGCCGGCGGGCTCCCTGTCCTCGGGCGAGGAGCAGCGCTTGCTGCTGCGCCGCCTGCACGACGACGCGGGCATGGCCCGCAGGGCGGTCCGCGCGGCGGTGGGCACGCGCTGA